The sequence below is a genomic window from Gouania willdenowi chromosome 12, fGouWil2.1, whole genome shotgun sequence.
ATTATTAAGGATAAATGCAATcttttcatttaccaatgacatcatttaggaaagatatagatttatatctgatggattGATttatagtcagctgatgaagcctgtgtccaTATGTGAagtcattaattcattaattcaaCGCTAGTGAggctgacagcatcagcaggaacatactacagtgaaacaatgtgctctcatcctagtgtgtgtgataaataggtctacttgaatagcaaaacgtgtgtgctgtaataaagtttaactgatcagagcgctgtctgtttatcatccaatggattcatatcataaataatctcatgcTTTTACGTATgaacagtatcagcagcttcctgcctgtgttctgtcattcctgccttttctgtaacagcagtgttgtttttggtctgaattatgaatttttattattcattatgttaaacttcagcaacacctaacctggtcggtaccaagttatgaagtgaatcagatctgagcgagtataaaagctccgcctcctggtatGCTGCACTgacactgttgctcttcgctgtcatcatggatttgaATTCatgatatttgtttaagatcataaactgttccttatgacgctcgctctgccaggttctccattgattggtcagatgctgcaatCTCTACCCCTTTTATGTGAGCACGCACATACCAAGGccgaaaacacttggcttaaattagcatgttgttatcgaccttcgtaggacagcttctctctgacagggaatgtttggttaagtgaagcctgctaacggggattaatccaggatataattaacAAGCTTGGTAGCATAGGCCCAAAATGAGCTGAGGTTATCTACAGACAGGAGGTAGAGATGAGCCGTTGAACATCACTAAGTTAGACTGAACCATCTCTAACAGTAGCAGTCTATTCTTTGAGTCCAGGCCTGAGGGAGACTTCCTGCTCTCTCATGAGAGAATGAACATCTTAAAGCACACACTCATGCGTCATACTCAGAATTTTATGGCCTATCATGTCAATAAAGGGTTTCTTCTTCAGTAAATCCTgctcttgtgtgtgtttttgtgcttggTGCTGAGGCGGAATGTCTCGGACCAATGTTTGATGAGTTCCATTTTAAAGATGTGATGATGACACACGTCTGTAAAAGCTGCTAAACTTTATGCACCACATTTCTGCAGCCCATTGTTACAACAcaacccttcaaaataaaagtagaacGTCTCAGTAGGTTTTGACTGGGAAATGCTGAGGACAAATCAGATATTTACATTACAGTACAGATATGAATTATTAtcatgtaattaaataaaagatcATTCATACAAATCaacattataatattaatatttacacgtttatatgtatttaataCATACACAATATCtatcttacacacacacacacacacgcacacacgcgcacacacacacacacacacacgcgtgcgcgcacacacacacaaactgactgacagacaataacacacacgcgcacgtaCGCAAACAatgacagacacaaacacacagacagacagtctGAGCTAGCTTAGCCTCGTTAGCATATTAGCTGATGCTGACAGACAGAAAGTGCATCTTCTCTCTACTTTAATGTCAGATCATTCAACCCAGACCAATATAACCACTTCCGTTCGCACAGACGGGTTTGTTTAATCCTGGTCATTAAATAAGCCCGAATCAGGCTGACGGATGCTAACAGATGCTAACGGGCGTGGAtcggtgacatcatcacactCACGTTATCGATGACCACCGGCTGGTTTGCTAAGATGTCGTAGGACTCCATGAGCGCTGCTCAGTCggtgattgtgtgtgtgattaacAGTCAGTGATCCTGTGTCTGTTGTCTCTTGGTCGGTTTCTGTGTTTTCTCCGTTAGAATCCGCTCCGTCACCGCTACCAAGGCCCCGCCCTCTGTCACCAgcacaaccaatcagagagaaCGCATCTGGCTGACACAAACAATAGCCATTCAGAATGATGCACTTGGtgactgacaggagagagacgCAATCAGAGAGCAGAAGGCGGGGTTTGTGAGTGACACTCCGGTGATCAAATCCGAGGGTCGTGGGCCAAACACGGCCGTCCACTTTATTAGTATAACTTCAAATTCCTCAATTTTCAAATGCATTTGACaatgataattttatttgaatataaaCATATTTCTATTCCCCAAAGAAtactttacaaaacaaaaacattaagtataaaaaaaaacaataaaatcacaatatGATAAAATACCATGGGAACCAATTAGGGTAAGAACAGGCGGAGCAAGGTGCTCATTGATCATCCTCATTGATCTTCCTTACTGATCACTGACTACGCAAGGCTTTGTGGGATTGAACAGATCTGTCAATAGAAGacacataaaaataaagaactCGTAAAATAAGATGCCTCAGATAAACAACAGAGCACGTGTATTCAAAGCTGTCTGTGGTATTGAGTGTGTGAGTCTGcaagtttgtgtgtctgttgcgttattgtgtgatgatgatgacacaGTTGCACACAACTGTTCATGTATATTTGATGTatttgcagaggtgtaaagagtactgatatatcctgatcaagtagaagtactggattgaaattgtatacacaagtcatacataaaatactcaagtacaagtcaaaagtagcttaattgaatagtactcaaagtaaaagtaagtagttactttcacccagcAACTttctttttggtaataaatcttacatttcccttgcatacagtaaacatctcatgtataaacttaaaaagcaaGAGACCAAATATACACAAttggaacctaatttatttttccaaaaaaaggcatctgtatgaaatgaaagcttgtacaattgttttttttttaaaaataaaatatcaccaatgaattcaattcaaaattaaaaaaaattgtcaagtTCTTTATGAACTCTAAATAACCTcgattcaatgctgtttttagCGCGatgtattacgtttaatctgattggtcggctatgatgtgatgcatttgattgttgtctggtcatttcatttttttgtagtttcacaatgtctgttgatcattttaaaacaaaaataataacacttttctcagtaatggttgggtgtagaaatgtaacaaattacttttgaAATGTTCTGAACACAAGTACAATGACTGATTttgaaatacactcaaaaaaaaagtacaagtacccataagagcaactcaattacagtaacgtgagtacttgtaatccatctTTCACctctgtatttgtgtttataaatgtaccttttcttcCTGTGAGATACTCCAGTCCGTGTGGTGGCGCTATTGCTCCTTGAGGCTTGTTTTCcaattaaaaacaatagaagaaaaatcagcagcagaaaaagaagaagaagaagaagaagaagaagaagaagaactaaaTGACTGCTCGGGTGAGTGTTTGTCAGTCTAACATACGGAACTTCACATAAAGTCAGACTAAGTTTAGCTAATGTTTTTGCACTGACCTTTCTCTGGTAGTCCGTAAAAAGTGGTGATTGTGAGATGAAGCCTCACTATTTGAGAAAGGGTTTATTTCCTGAAGCTTTATGTGCACATGATACCCCCTACTGGCCAGGTTTATAAGCACAGGCACCTGTGTttccagaatcagaatcagaaacaactttattgaccaagtaatgtattgaatacacacgaggaatttgtcttggtgaactgtgctctctctgatagcgtaaacattaaataataacaatcaactagaataaaataaattaaaaaagaagtatagacataaatataaagagtagttagactaatatgtgcaaactaaataaaataacaagacaataataataatagtaataataataataacaatgaaatgaaataaaaatgcaataataataataataataagataatagtgcagtagtgcattgatgagtagtgcaggtgaacatttaaacgaaaatattatgtccatgaacattctcagtgacaggttgatcacCTAATGTGTGATGTATTGAATTGAGCCCTTTGGAATGACTATGAATTACgaaaaatgtatgaataatatatttctctacacatgtatttaatttaaatattttttaatgtattctctGGTGTACATTTTCCCAAAAATAGCGCTAACCGGATTTAAACGCCACCTTTTGTTTAAATCCTTCAAAATTTCTTCTAGCCCTGTTTTCTGACCGCCAGGCCACCGGACTTTTAACatgattatatttatttatttagaccaAACAATGTGTATTGTTAATGTGTGCGTGTatcagggttggtgtcaattataattgtaatagatAATTACAATTAGGACATGATTGTAATtgcatttgtaattgaaaaatatattgctgttgtaattgtagttgagtTCAGACAATTgactttgaaattgtaattggtatggaaattctataacaactttcatttacaatttaaaggtcccatgtcatgctatttttcacccatctccattttttctaagaaccccaaaaacatagtatttgaggtttattttcccaaactcgcctgttttacagagttttagcctctgaaaagtcactttctgatcaacgctacacaaacaggctgatttgcggcctacttatgcatatttgtGAGTGGGCGTGCCTATAGACGcacagtgacgtagggccagaggacggcccgccctcctcccacccactccgtagctgagctcatgctgctttataaacacaagacatcgtggggggcggggcgttcaccggtacatacatagactgtagaaaatacatacatagcactgcgcgaaggacgctgaaatgctcaccttcgtgggagtgtctgtttacatgtcaatcacggtagagagtgttatggcaattattatattcatcatcatattgtcaaatgtgtgttcatgtgtacaatttgtcatgttttaatacatgatgactgcattactctttgcacttttgaacagctgagtcatgttagattaaacagtacagatcatattgtatccacagtgtaactcacagtctctgctgaaggccaaactcaaactcacatgcagataaacactcacacatacacaaggACAGATAACAGTGGCGCCCAACCTTtctcataatatacacatcttcatcatcctccaacatttccactgttgggagcatctgactccctccttttctttctttcatggttgggactttttctcatatctgtataaagctaAAACTGTGAAACTGTTGGTCAGTCATGAATATCCTGAGCCGGACACAAGACCTTTTGAACCATCCTGCTTAGTACCTGGCCGTCTTTACTCTAAACAGGATGGGACACTTCctcttttgtactctttttcatttagtttataataaatcctttttttataaaatcatcacgcttcgactggactccatcattcagccagagcaataaatcatatctccaaatgaggtcaaccgcaaatttgccgtgacaagaGCTTCCTGTAGGcggggcttctccagctcagtgccccgtcaaattcgtcatcaaagtgagaaggcgtcatcaaattgtagcgaggtgtttgtgctcaccctgcagtaagaaaggagcaaatcaccctctaactaatgattgatggaatcaatgaaaaaaacactttaagcatgtgtatgaagccctaatagaactttatcatgtttaaagtatAGAAAAGcagaggaaccatgttacagctttttggcttacacatatgtagttaacagttattaaaatatgtttcatatgaacttttcccactacctgtcagttctcttcaggatcattctaccataaaaaaattaataaatcaagaaatatacttacaccaaaaatattaataccaatattttcatggattaggaagcctaacaaggtaaccaagagatgaaaatcAAATTAGATGATAGTCAATATTTCTTAGTGTATTTtgcagctgatttaaaacatgggtgAAAACCGACCCATTATCactagagatgctaacagaaagctaacacaagagaggttacgttttatgggattatttatcaaaggctcagtaattgtaattactctttagtaattgagaacataattgtaatttactttcagggagaaaataataattgtaattttagttgtaaATGGAAGAAATTCAGCTCATAGTTATTGATCATGGACAATTGGAGAtgtaattggaattgaaaaatgtaattgaccccaaccctggtgtgtgtaGATGAGGTTGTGTTACTGGTGCTGTGATGCATTTGACTCTaactttttagttattttatttatatacagcgggtacggaaagtattcagacccctttaaatgtttcactctttgtttcattgccgccatttgttaaaataaaaaaaagttcattttatttctcattaatgcacactcagcaccccatcttgacagaaaaaacagaaatgtagaaaatttttgcaaatttattaaaaaagaaaaagtgaaatgtCACATGGTCATAaatattcagaccctttgctcagTATTGAGTAGAAACACCTTCTGAGGTAGTACAGCCATGAGTCTTCTCAGGAATGATGCAACATGTTTTTCACACCTGAATTTGGGGATCCTCTGCCATTATTCCTTGAAGATTTtctccagttctgtcaggttggatggtGAACGTTGGTGGACAGCCATTATCAGGTCTATCCAGAGATGTTCAATTGGGTTTAGGTCAGGGCTCAGGCTGGGCCAATCAAGAATGGTCACAGAGTTGTtccgaagccactcctttgttattttagctgtgtgcttagggtcattgtcttgttggaaggtgAACCTTCGGCCTAGTAGGAGGCCCTGAGCACTCTGGAAGAGGTTTTCTTCCACGATATCTGTGTTTGGCCGCATTCAGCTTTCCTTCAATTGCaaccagtcgtcctgtccctgcagctgaaaaacacccccatagcatgatgctgccaccaccatgtttcactgttgggattgtattGGGCAGGTGGTAAGCAGTGCCTGGTTTTCTCCACACATACCACTTAGAATTAACGCCAAAAAAttcaatcttggtctcatcagaccagagaatcTTATTTCTCATAATATGGGAgtccttcatgtgttttttggcaaactCCATGCAGGCTTTCATATGTCTTGCACCGAGGAGAGGCTTCCCTAGGGCCACTCTGCCATAAAGCCCCGACTGGTGGAGGGCTGCActgatagttgactttgtggaactttctcCCATCTCCCTACTGCATCTCTGGAGCTTAGCCACAGTGATCTTTAGGGTTCTTCTTTACCTCTCTCACCAAGGCTCTTCTCCCACGATTGCTCAGTTTGGCTGGACGGCCAGGTCTAGGAAGAGTTCTGGTCGtcccaaacttcttccatttaagGATTATGAAGGCCACTGTGCTCTTAGGAACCTTGAGTGCTGCAGAAATTCTTTTGTAACCCTGGCCAGATCTTTGCCTTGCCAcaattctgtctctgagctccttgGGCACTTCCTTCGACCTCATGATTCTCATTTGCTCTGACatgcactgtgagctgtaaggtcttttatagacaggtgtgtgcctttcctaatcaagtccaatcagtttaattaaacacagctgGATTCCAATGAAAGAGCAGAACCATCTCAAGGATGATCAGAAGAAATGGACAGCATGTGAGTTAAATATGAGCGTcacagcaaagggtctgaatacttatgaccatgtgatatttcagtttttctcttttaatacatttgcaaaaatgtctacatttcttttttttctgtcaagatggggtgctgagtgtgcattaatgagaaataaaatgaactttttttattttagcaaatggctgcaatgaaacaaagagtgaaacatttaaaggggtctgaatacttttcGTACCCGCTGTacttataaaaatgtaattttattctgcacatgttcagtgtgtgtgcgtaagtgaggttgttactttgtgtgtgtgtgtgtaggtgaggttgtgttactttgtgtgtgtgtgcgaagGTGAggttgttactttgtgtgtgtgtgtgtgtgtgtaggtgaggttgtgttactttgtgtgtgtgtgtgtaggtcaggttgtgttactttgtgtgtgtgtgcgaagGTGAggttgttactttgtgtgtgtgtgtgtgtgtgtaggtgaggttgtgttactttgtgtgtgtgtgtgtaggtcaggttgtgttactttgtgtgtgtgtgcgtaggtcaggttgttactttgtgtgtgtgtgcgtaggtCAGGTtgtgttactttgtgtgtgtgtgtgtaggtgaggttgtgttactttgtgtgtgtgtgcgtaggtcaggttgttactttgtgtgtgtgtgtgtgtgtaggtgaggttgtgttactttgtgtgtgtgcgcgtaggTGAGGTtgtgttactttgtgtgtttgtgtgtgtacgtaGGTGAGGTTGTGTTACTTTGCTCGGAGCAGGGAGCTGACTGaagtgaaggaggaggaggtaaCCGTGGCGACACCAATCAAGAGCCAGGACCTTTGGACACTGTTGCTACAGCGACATCCAAGGTGATGTCAGTTGTCTATATGTCCATCTACAGACTGTCAGTGTGACGTCAGTTGTCTCTCCGCatacagactgtcagtactgcaaggTCACGTGATCTTGGCTGTCCGCCAGCAATACGTTGCTATCGGCGACCAGTCGGTGTTTCTGGGAGACGGAGACGAAGTGGCTGTGATACCCCCACTCAGCGGAGGCTAGACCTGGGTCTGTAGGTCTGTATCTGTCTGTTTAAATGGGGTCAGCCCTGTGGCTGTGACCAAACCTGGGGAATCATGTTGCAGTTCTATTACTTATAcctacgtagttaacaattattattatgttttagaTCAACTTTTCAcactgtcagttctcttcaggattattttaccattttaaaaaaataaatgaaaaaaaatctaggggtatagtgacacaataaaggctcagatgtccataccaaaaatattatcaatattttcattgattgggaagcctaacaaggaataCAAGATATTAGAAACATATCAAATTATAGACcatatattttagtgtatttcacagctgatttaagactaGATTTATGTTATCATTAGACATGCTAATAGAAAGCTAATgtaagaggaaggttacatttcaTGGGCTTTTTTATCATAGGCTcagtaattgcaattaattgtaattaaaaacgtaattgtaactgactttcagggagaaaataataattgtacttTAATGCAACtcatcataattgagttgtaattcaacatggataattgaagatgtaattgtaattaaaaaatgtaattgaccccaaccctggctgtgacctttgacctctgtgtTTCAGTGATGTCACAGGAAGTCGGAGACCTCTTCAGTCTGAAACACGATTGGCTGTCTGTACAGGAAGTGGTCGACGCTGTCACTCTGCCTTCCTGTGGAGCGATCTCTGTTTTTATTGGTCAGTTTGTTTGTAACAGACACTTAAATTAATGGCCCTCATTAATCAACCGATCGTACGCTCACATCTGAGCGTGCGTTAGACCAAATTCATGCAAgcttgtgtatttattaatttaatttaattaatttaattaattttttttttttttaaagcgtttTGATTGTTAATTTCtgttaatgtgatatttattgcctaaagcgtgcGGACTGATGCCGATATAAACGTcatatctgtgtgtgtctccaggatctctcTTGTGTagtcagcgcacacaggggggcagacttcaccTGCTCGTTAGATGATTCCCTTCCACAGAGTTCAAATGTGCTTCTGAAATTCCGGTTttgtcaaaaagcacatctttgttttgctctacCTCTGATGTGAGGATTCCGattgattttcatcttggaaaactttcttttcttgtttgacctcagtgggcggagcctctgaaacaggagggcgtaacatgttaatgacaatCAAATTCAGCCGCCGCATTTAACAACACTCGATCATTTGtatgctgggattggtcagatgcaaatgtttcataaatcacatgttggtcctgtcgtacgaccaaatgtgaactcaaatttgcacccgttttcaaaTGAGGGCCATTGAATGTCACTGAACCAATCATAGTCTGTCTGTGAACTCCAGCTGATTTATTTCGTCCTAATTGATCAGCCATGAGTGAACCTCACAACACACGTCTCTCTGCCTGTCTGTAACTGACCTGTTGGTCTGTAGGTACGACCCGTGAGGATGAGGTGGAGGGGAGGAAGGTGATTGGTCTGGAGTACGAGGCGTACGAGTCGATGGTCCAATCAGAGTTCTCTAAGCTGTGCTGTGACATCAGAGCTCGCTGTCCCACCGTCGCTAAGATCTGCGTCCATCACAGACTGGGGTGAGCAAAGCTGGACTGGTTCTGTTCTGGTTTTGGTTCTGGCCTAACCCGTTACCCCTCCCTTAAGGTCAGTGAAGGTGGCCGAGGCCAGCGTTGTCATGGCGATTTCATCCCCGCACAGGAAGGACAGTGAGCAGGCGATCCAGCTGGGCATGAAGCTGCTGAAGGCCAACATCCCCATCTGGAAGAAGGTCCTCACCTCTAGATCCAACATTctatagatcaggggttctcaaccttggggtcgcaagacactgggagggggcccacaattttgcttatttttaccctttttttgcaactcccccaaacttgccatattttcatcactttttcttgccatattttttttaatcttttattaccttttttctacattactcccatttctgacacttcatcaaatttcaataccttttctgtatattttttccactttcaagacatgctcagtacttataaaccctttccaccacttttccacctaatgtcacatatattgactcgttattgtcacttttaacctctttttaccatatttcatgattatttttgctaatttaaccactttcacaatttgtcatgcctattattttccagtttaaactaattgttacaATATTGACGCTTagaaccactttttctgtctgtttttgtccactctaatttgcaacttttaaccaatttctgtggtttttaaaatcccatttcaccaccttttccactattttcgataactttgaacccattttatttctgattaaaacaaggatttacatctttaagatgactataataatactaaacttcctgggtaacagtggatattagtcagataaataaataaatgtggttatcacagattaatgagacaatggaccatcattttgctgactttatggatgggggaaaaaaaatctctcctctttattcccccttatagatggtcctgtctccacatgactgttcttcaatgttcatgtttgtgttcaaccaccttcagctacagtgggggtccccgctctctggaacctttattttgggggtcgtgggataaaaaggttgagaaccactgattaagaaaacacaaacaagatAAGCATCATTATGTCTCTCCACAGGAAGTCTATCATACACAGGAAGTGAGCTGGAAGGAGAACGCTGAGTGTGAGTGGGCGGAGCTTAGCCATTGACCGATCACAGTCAGCAGAGAAACCACAGACTGAATAAAGATTTCAACATGTTTGCTTCCTTAGTGTGTTTCCTTAATACCTCAGCAGACTGAACACAGTCATTGGAATTATACTGGCTTTcacattagattagattagattatacATTGGCAGTTCAGCCTCAGACAGGAAGTGCAGAGTCCTGTGAGCTGGGATCAGGAGAGATCCTCTGAGGAAACCAGTAAGAACCAGTATACAGACAGAGTTGGGCAATCTTATACTGTTTCACACACCATCAGCGGGTACCAGTATCACTGTTTTGTTCAAACTGGTGTCTGTGTTCACTGATTACTAACTTCTGAGTACAAGCAGCCAACTCCCATGTTGCATTCCAACTCCCTACTTGGAAAGCCGCCTGATGTCTGAGCTCCCACTTGGTAAAGTCGGAAATATAAAAGTCCCCCGAACCACGTGTCAGTGGTAACACAATAATTAATAGGATTTTTAATGCCAAAAGAATTAGGATATCCCATCTGGCATTTTAACGTTGAATCAATGTTAGGTGTCAGTGTTGGATAActgttacattttgtttaaattttgcAAATCTAATCAACATTGAAATAGCAACGTCACATTTATCAACATAGGTGAATTCACCAACATTgaataaatattgattttagTTTAGATTTTGCAAATCAACATTGAAATTTCAATGTCACTATGAAGTCCTACATTTCAACATAGTTTGACACACTATATATCTTTGTTGCACTGTTTTCACTCAGGTACTGCACTGCAAAAAGTACacttaaaaaataagaaaaaaatcagaatgTAATGTAAGACTAATTATCTTAACATTTTAcaagtttacaaaaaacaaataagataTATCTTTCAACACTTTTATTGTGCAAAAGCACACAAAGTCTAAAAAAATTCAAGACCAACCAGAGTGCATGCAAGAACCAATAGCCAATCTCTCACATGGCACTTGTTATACATCATGGAACATGAGCCACAACTTAAACTAAAACTGATGTTTGATGTCTAAATCATTAAAATTTCTCCAATCAGTCATAGCTTTTTTGTATGAAGTAGTCATGTCCTTTTCATGGATGGTATCTAACAAATCCTGTGTTTGTAGCACAGACAGAAGGGTAGCAATGCATTTGggatacagtggggcaaaaaagtatttagtcagccaccaattgtacaagttctcccacttatgaagatgagaggcctgtaattttcatcttatgtatacctcaactatgagagacaaaataaaaaaaatccagaaaatcacattgtaggatttttttatgcatttatttgcaaattatggtggaaaataagtatttggtcaataacaaaagttcatctcaatactttgtaatgtaccctttgttgacaattacagaggtcaaacatgttctgtaagtcttcacaaggttttcacacactgttgctggtattttggcccattcctccatgcagatctcctctacaccagtgatgttttggggctgtcgctgggcaacacggactttcaactccctccaaagattttctatggggttgagatctggagacaggctaggccactccaggaccttgaaatgcttcttacaaagCCACTCCTTTCTTGCCt
It includes:
- the LOC114473802 gene encoding molybdopterin synthase catalytic subunit; the protein is MSQEVGDLFSLKHDWLSVQEVVDAVTLPSCGAISVFIGTTREDEVEGRKVIGLEYEAYESMVQSEFSKLCCDIRARCPTVAKICVHHRLGSVKVAEASVVMAISSPHRKDSEQAIQLGMKLLKANIPIWKKEVYHTQEVSWKENAECEWAELSH